One Glycine max cultivar Williams 82 chromosome 4, Glycine_max_v4.0, whole genome shotgun sequence DNA segment encodes these proteins:
- the LOC102668230 gene encoding nucleolin, translating to MGGNNSRLNGNGGEVLPARIRNRWEELRKRKSGEDGTLLKKELLNSDGVDEGNSQSSEENGSEHKRDSLNDAQQAKGVEKLSKVVPLPVSEPGNEEQRNELHNEEKGKDAEKKGEVVELKTGKVQSTAGLQPEIKHEESNVKNDSSDDDDEDEDEDEDEEDDIQRLIGPSSPSFKIYCTEADKIKEEELHDSKALGDENQTVALLQKSSSTNSIDESSTSASGNTGNSNEIVEIKSASSKRKGNKKKKFGAMKKNLLQVKHLNMNRMNPILACTGNDRRRLLSED from the exons ATGGGGGGAAATAATTCAAGGCTGAATGGAAATGGGGGAGAGGTGTTGCCTGCTAGAATCCGCAACCGATGGGAAGAGTTGAGAAAACGCAAGAGTGGGGAAGATGGCACCCTCTTAAAGAAAGAGTTGCTGAATTCTGATGGTGTTGATGAAGGAAACTCTCAATCTTCCGAAGAAAATGGAAGTGAGCACAAAAGGGATTCTCTGAATGATGCTCAACAAGCCAAAGGGGTGGAAAAGCTCTCGAAAGTGGTTCCTTTGCCGGTTTCCGAACCTGGAAATGAGGAGCAGCGTAATGAGTTACACAATGAAGAGAAAGGGAAAGATGCTGAGAAGAAGGGTGAGGTTGTTGAGCTCAAAACAGGGAAGGTGCAGAGTACTGCAGGGCTGCAGCCAGAGATTAAACATGAGGAatcaaatgtaaaaaatgatagcagcgacgacgacgacgaagaCGAAGACGAAGACGAAGATGAGGAGGATGACATTCAAAGACTTATAGGTCCATCATCACCCAGCTTCAAAATTTATTGCACTGAAGCCGATAAGATAAAGGAGGAAGAACTACATGATTCAAAGGCTCTAG GTGATGAGAACCAAACCGTTGCCTTGCTCCAAAAGTCATCCAGTACTAATAGCATTGATGAAAGCTCTACATCAGCTTCAGGGAACACAGGAAACTCCAACGAG ATTGTTGAAATCAAATCAGCTTCTtcgaagagaaaaggaaataagaaaaagaaattcgGGGCAATGAAGAAGAATCTACTCCAAGTTAAGCATCTAAATATGAACCGAATGAACCCAATTTTGGCTTGCACGGGCAATGACAGAAGACGTCTTCTTTCAGaggattga